GAACCATCATAGTTCATATTGTACCTATTCAGGAGATTATTTACATTCTCACTTAATCTCGGGTTCTCTCTCAATTCATAGTCTGCTTTCGTTAGGGTGTCGAAGCATCCGTTACAGATTACGCAGATGTCATTCTTTGACATGTTCGCTATCGATATGTTCCGTCCAGCCAGTGTTCTCCATAAATCGATACCCATCGTCCTCGATATCTCTGG
Above is a window of Candidatus Bathyarchaeota archaeon DNA encoding:
- a CDS encoding CoB--CoM heterodisulfide reductase subunit B — its product is MSVQQTCKTIMMFWGCMIPTVEPYVEKATRYSLEKLGVRIIEMHEATCCPDPEISRTMGIDLWRTLAGRNISIANMSKNDICVICNGCFDTLTKADYELRENPRLSENVNNLLNRYNMNYDGS